A window from Mus musculus strain NOD/MrkTac chromosome 11 genomic contig, GRCm38.p6 alternate locus group NOD/MrkTac MMCHR11_NOD_IDD4_2 encodes these proteins:
- the Olfr390 gene encoding olfactory receptor 390 produces the protein MPGNNQTIISQFLLLGLPIAPEYEHLFYALFLAMYLTTVLGNLIIIILIILDSHLHTPMYLFLSNLSFSDLCFSSVTMPKLLQNMQSQDTSIPYAGCLTQVYFFLFFAALENFLLVAMAYDRYVAICFPLHYASIMSPKLCVSLVLLIWVLTTLYAMLHTLLLTRLSFCENNVIPHFFCDLSALLKLACSDIHINELVILIIGGLVVLLPFLLIIVSYARIISSILKVPSTRGIHKLFSTCGSHLSVVSLFYGTIIGIYLGPSANNSTLKDIVMSMMYTVVTPMLNPFIYSLRNRDIKGALKKVFQKKSLL, from the coding sequence atgcctggaaacaacCAGACTATCATCTCTCAGTTCTTACTCCTGGGCCTGCCCATTGCCCCTGAGTACGAGCACTTGTTCTATGCCCTGTTCCTGGCCATGTACCTCACCACCGTCCTGGGgaacctcatcatcatcatcctcataATACTGGACTCCCAtctccacacacccatgtacttgtTTCTCAGCAACTTGTCCTTCTCTGATCTCTGCTTTTCCTCTGTCACTATGCCCAAGTTGCTGCAGAACATGCAGAGCCAGGACACATCCATCCCCTATGCAGGATGTCTGACACAAGTgtacttttttctgttttttgcaGCCCTTGAGAACTTCCTACTTGTGgccatggcctatgaccgctatgtggccatctgcttcCCCCTTCATTATGCCAGTATCATGAGCCCCAAGCTCTGTGTGAGTCTTGTGCTGCTGATCTGGGTGCTGACCACATTGTATGCCATGTTGCACACTTTGCTTTTAACTAGGTTGTCTTTCTGTGAAAACAATGTGATCCCCCACTTTTTCTGTGATCTGTCTGCTCTCCTGAAGCTGGCCTGCTCTGATATTCACATTAATGAGTTGGTGATATTGATCATAGGAGGGCTTGTTGTCCTACTTCCATTTCTACTCATCATTGTGTCTTATGCACGCATCATCTCCTCCATCCTCAAGGTCCCTTCAACTCGAGGCATCCACAAGCTCTTCTCCACTTGTGGTTCTCACCTGTCTGTGGTATCACTGTTCTATGGGACAATTATTGGCATCTACTTAGGTCCATCTGCTAATAACTCTACTCTAAAAGACATTGTCATGTCTATGATGTACACAGTGGTGACTCCAATGTTGAACCCTTTTATCTATAGCCTGAGGAACAGAGACATAAAGGGAGCTCTAAAAAAAGTGTTTCAAAAGAAATCTCTCCTATGA
- the Olfr391 gene encoding olfactory receptor 391: MIMKNQTVITQFLLLGLPILPEHQHLFYALFLAMYLTTALGNLLIIVLVQLDSHLHTPMYLFLSNLSFSDLCFSSVTMPKLLQNIQSQDPSIPYAGCLAQTYFFMVFGDMESFLLVAMAYDRYVAICFPLHYTSIMSPKLCGCLMLLLWMLTTSHAMMHTLLAARLSFCENNVILNFFCDLFVLLKLACSDTYVNELMIFIMSSLLIVIPFFLIVMSYARIIASILKVPSIQGIYKVFSTCGSHLSVVTLFYGTIIGLYLCPSGNNSTVKGTVMAMMYTVVTPMLNPFIYSLRNRDMKRALIRVICSKKISL, encoded by the coding sequence ATGATAATGAAAAACCAAACTGTCATCACACAGTTCCTCCTTCTGGGCCTGCCCATCCTGCCAGAACACCAACACTTGTTCTATGCCTTGTTCCTGGCCATGTACCTCACCACTGCCCTGGGAAACCTGCTAATCATTGTCCTTGTTCAACTGGACTCCCAtctccacacacccatgtacttgtTTCTCAGCAACTTGTCCTTCTCTGATCTCTGCTTTTCCTCTGTCACAATGCCCAAATTGCTGCAGAATATACAGAGCCAGGACCCATCCATCCCCTATGCAGGCTGCCTGGCACAAACATACTTCTTTATGGTTTTTGGAGATATGGAGAGCTTCCTTCTTGTGgccatggcctatgaccgctatgtggccatctgcttcCCTCTGCATTACACCAGCATCATGAGTCCCAAACTCTGTGGTTGTCTAATgctgctattgtggatgctaacaacaTCCCATGCCATGATGCATACTCTCCTTGCAGCAAGATTGTCTTTTTGTGAGAACAATGTGATCCTCAATTTTTTCTGTGACCTATTTGTTCTCCTAAAGCTGGCTTGCTCAGACACTTATGTTAATGAGTTGATGATATTTATAATGAGTTCCCTCCTCATTGTTATTCCATTTTTCCTCATTGTCATGTCTTATGCAAGGATCATTGCCTCCATTCTTAAGGTTCCATCTATTCAAGGGATCTACAAGGTCTTCTCCACCTGTGGTTCCCATCTGTCTGTGGTGACCTTGTTTTATGGGACAATTATTGGTCTCTACTTATGTCCATCAGGTAATAATTCCACAGTAAAGGGGACTGTCATGGCCATGATGTACACAGTGGTGACTCCCATGCTGAACCCCTTCATCTATAGCCTGAGGAACAGAGACATGAAGAGGGCCCTAATAAGAGTTATTTGCAGTAAGAAAATCTCTCTGTAA
- the Olfr392 gene encoding olfactory receptor 392, producing MTGNNQTFILEFLLLGLPIPSEYQLLFNALFLAMYLTTLLGNLLIILLVRLDSHLHMPMYLFLSNLSFSDLCFSSVTIPKLLQNMHSQVPTISYAGCLTQLYFFMVFGDMESFLLVAMAYDRYVAICFPLHYTSIMSTKLCVSLVLLLWMLTIFHALLHTLLTARLSFCEKNVILHFFCDLPALLKLSCSDTFVNELMIFILGGIIIIIPFLLIGMSYVRIFFSILKVPSTQGIHKVFSTCGSHLSVVSLFYGTIIGLYLCPSSNNSTLKKTAMALMYTLVTPMLNPFIYSLRNRDIKRALIRVISSKKISL from the coding sequence ATGACTGGAAACAACCAAACTTTCATCTTGGAGTTCCTCCTCCTTGGCCTTCCCATCCCCTCAGAGTACCAGCTGTTGTTCAATGCCCTGTTCTTGGCCATGTACCTCACCACTCTCCTGGGAAACCTGCTAATCATTCTCCTTGTTCGACTGGACTCCCATCTCCACATGCCCATGTACTTGTTTCTCAGCAACTTGTCCTTCTCTGATCTTTGCTTTTCCTCTGTCACAATACCTAAATTGCTTCAGAACATGCATAGCCAAGTACCAACAATATCCTATGCAGGCTGCTTGACACAGTTGTACTTCTTTATGGTTTTTGGAGACATGGAGAGCTTTCTTCTTGTGgccatggcctatgaccgctatgtggccatctgcttcCCTTTACATTATACCAGCATCATGAGCACCAAGCTCTGTGTTTCACTAGTGCTACTACTGTGGATGTTGACTATATTCCATGCCCTGCTGCATACCCTACTCACGGCTAGATTGTCTTTCTGTGAGAAGAATGTAATTCTGCATTTTTTCTGTGACCTACCAGCTCTTCTGAAGTTGTCCTGCTCAGACACTTTTGTTAATGAGTTGATGATATTTATCCTGGGAGGGATCATCATTATTATTCCGTTCCTACTCATTGGTATGTCCTATGTAAGGATTTTCTTCTCCATTCTCAAGGTCCCATCTACCCAGGGCATCCACAAGGTCTTTTCTACATGTGGATCCCATCTGTCTGTGGTGTCTCTGTTCTATGGGACAATAATTGGTCTATACTTATGTCCATCAAGTAATAATTCTACTCTGAAGAAAACTGCCATGGCTTTGATGTATACATTGGTGACTCCCATGCTCAACCCCTTCATCTACAGCCTTAGGAACAGAGACATAAAGAGGGCCCTAATAAGAGTTATCAGTAGTAAGAAAATCTCTCTGTAA